A DNA window from Candidatus Sulfidibacterium hydrothermale contains the following coding sequences:
- a CDS encoding porin family protein, which yields MKKFSLLLVAVLISGMMYGQFHIGPQIGYTASKLSYNGSDITNDLKSNMLIGVFARIGKKIYLQPEINYMTQGSVFKFPSLSNTSVVEQDVSLKSIQVPLSLGWRFLNLKIVKFRIFGGATANFVVDKTIDTKNGDPKDYLLPDDFDDIQWQYQLGLGVDIAMFAIDIKYYGGINDLFNGTVQYDNVTHSVTGAANAFEVTVGWKIF from the coding sequence ATGAAAAAATTCAGTTTACTTCTTGTTGCTGTCCTCATCAGCGGAATGATGTACGGGCAGTTTCATATCGGTCCTCAAATTGGTTATACGGCATCCAAACTTTCTTACAATGGGTCCGATATCACCAATGATTTGAAAAGCAATATGCTTATCGGTGTATTTGCGCGCATCGGGAAGAAAATTTACCTGCAACCCGAAATTAACTACATGACCCAGGGAAGTGTGTTTAAATTTCCCTCATTAAGTAATACTTCTGTTGTGGAACAGGACGTTTCCTTGAAATCGATCCAGGTTCCTTTGAGCTTAGGATGGCGTTTTTTGAATCTTAAGATTGTGAAATTCAGAATTTTTGGTGGCGCCACGGCAAATTTTGTGGTGGATAAAACCATTGATACTAAAAACGGTGATCCGAAAGATTATCTTTTGCCGGATGATTTTGATGATATTCAATGGCAGTACCAGCTAGGGCTGGGTGTGGATATTGCCATGTTTGCCATTGATATTAAATATTACGGCGGAATTAATGATTTGTTTAACGGTACAGTTCAGTATGATAATGTTACGCATTCTGTCACCGGTGCCGCCAATGCGTTTGAAGTTACTGTAGGATGGAAAATATTCTAA
- the gldB gene encoding gliding motility lipoprotein GldB: MRKRHFLLVLQGVLVLFFLASCHRRQAEVPVVPKDKLPEVHVQIHRYGKALFSLPLKNFQAGLKKIKPEFLPFLNANLDDTAHVNQLYRYVTDTQILYVYHQTMKKFPELGKEEKALSLAFAHLKYYFPHYSLPQVYSYVSDLYYEQPVMKQGNTVVIALDDYLGSRFPLYSDLNIPLYHRRCMVKQEIVPDVMRTIYQTDFYKDYRPKTLLDHMLEEGKKLYFLDAMLPQVPDTLKICYTAKQLAWMEKNRKEVWAVIVRNRFLFSTDYLLIKKMTQPGPFSDGFSHDSPPAMAAWFGWQMVRRYMQEHPKTTLEELFKKKDAQQFLDDSGYKP; this comes from the coding sequence ATGAGAAAACGTCATTTTCTTTTGGTTTTACAGGGAGTTCTCGTTTTGTTTTTCCTGGCTTCCTGTCATCGCCGGCAAGCGGAAGTGCCGGTTGTTCCCAAAGATAAACTTCCGGAGGTTCATGTTCAAATTCACCGGTATGGAAAGGCTTTGTTCAGCCTGCCGTTAAAAAATTTTCAGGCGGGATTGAAAAAAATCAAACCGGAATTTTTACCTTTTTTGAATGCCAACCTGGATGATACAGCCCATGTAAATCAATTGTACCGGTATGTTACCGATACACAAATTTTATACGTTTATCATCAGACAATGAAAAAATTCCCGGAGCTGGGAAAAGAAGAAAAAGCACTTTCACTGGCTTTTGCCCATTTAAAATATTATTTTCCGCATTATTCATTGCCTCAGGTTTACTCTTATGTTTCTGATTTGTACTATGAACAGCCGGTGATGAAACAAGGAAATACTGTGGTCATTGCGTTGGATGATTATCTTGGAAGCCGTTTTCCGCTTTACAGCGACTTGAATATTCCGTTATACCACCGGCGCTGTATGGTGAAACAGGAGATTGTTCCGGATGTTATGCGGACTATTTATCAAACTGATTTTTACAAAGATTATCGTCCCAAAACGTTACTTGACCATATGCTGGAAGAAGGAAAGAAACTTTATTTTTTGGATGCCATGCTGCCGCAGGTTCCGGATACATTAAAAATATGTTACACGGCAAAGCAACTGGCATGGATGGAGAAAAACCGGAAAGAAGTATGGGCTGTAATTGTTCGGAACCGGTTTTTGTTCTCAACAGATTATCTGCTCATTAAAAAGATGACCCAGCCGGGACCTTTCAGCGATGGTTTTTCTCATGATTCACCACCGGCTATGGCCGCCTGGTTCGGCTGGCAAATGGTACGCCGATACATGCAGGAACACCCGAAAACAACGTTGGAAGAGCTCTTCAAAAAGAAAGATGCCCAACAATTTCTGGATGATTCAGGTTATAAACCCTGA
- a CDS encoding glycine--tRNA ligase: protein MAKQEDVLKKIIAHAKEYGFVFPSSEIYDGLSAVYDYGPNGVELKKNIRDYWWKAMVQMHENIVGLDAAIFMHPTVWKASGHVDAFSDPLIDNKDSKKRYRADVLVEDYIAKIEAKIQKEITKARKRFGEQFDEKQFVETNPRVLGHLKKIEEIKNRLYPAMERSDMEAIRQLIIDLDIADPISGTKNWTEVRQFNLMFSTQMGSTADGASEVYLRPETAQGIFVNYLNVQKTARMKIPFGIAQTGKAFRNEIVARQFIFRMREFEQMEMQFFVRPGTEMEWYKFWKEQRMKWHLSTGIPAEKFRFHDHDKLAHYANAAADIEFEFPMGFKELEGIHSRTDFDLSAHEKYSGRKLRYFDSEINESYVPYVIETSIGLDRMFLAVLSHAYTEEKLEDGSERVVMKLPPFLAPYKVAVFPLTKKDGLPEKARQIMDNLKFDFMCFYEEKDTIGKRYRRHDAIGTPYCVTVDHQTLEDNTVTLRERDSMKQERIPIDKIAGVLAQSLSLKNQGL, encoded by the coding sequence ATGGCAAAACAAGAAGACGTATTAAAAAAAATTATTGCTCACGCAAAAGAATATGGATTTGTATTTCCTTCGAGTGAAATTTATGACGGATTAAGTGCCGTATATGATTATGGTCCGAATGGCGTGGAATTGAAAAAAAATATCCGCGATTACTGGTGGAAAGCCATGGTGCAAATGCATGAAAATATCGTCGGACTGGATGCTGCCATCTTCATGCACCCGACTGTATGGAAAGCTTCCGGACATGTGGATGCTTTCAGCGATCCGCTCATTGACAACAAAGATTCCAAAAAACGTTACCGGGCCGATGTTTTAGTGGAAGATTATATTGCCAAAATTGAAGCCAAAATACAGAAAGAAATCACCAAAGCCCGGAAACGTTTCGGGGAACAATTTGACGAAAAACAGTTTGTGGAAACCAATCCCCGTGTTTTGGGTCATTTAAAAAAGATTGAAGAGATCAAAAACCGGCTTTATCCGGCAATGGAACGTTCGGACATGGAAGCCATCCGGCAGCTGATTATCGATCTGGATATTGCAGATCCCATTTCCGGTACCAAAAACTGGACAGAAGTCCGGCAGTTTAACCTGATGTTTTCCACACAAATGGGTTCTACCGCCGACGGAGCTTCTGAAGTTTATCTGCGTCCGGAAACGGCCCAGGGTATTTTTGTGAATTATCTGAATGTGCAGAAAACAGCCCGGATGAAAATTCCGTTCGGCATTGCCCAAACCGGAAAAGCTTTTCGTAATGAAATTGTAGCCCGGCAGTTCATTTTCCGCATGCGTGAATTTGAGCAGATGGAGATGCAGTTTTTTGTTCGTCCCGGAACAGAAATGGAATGGTATAAGTTCTGGAAAGAACAACGCATGAAATGGCATCTTTCCACTGGAATTCCGGCAGAAAAATTCCGTTTTCACGACCATGATAAACTGGCGCATTATGCCAATGCAGCTGCAGATATTGAGTTTGAATTCCCTATGGGTTTCAAAGAACTGGAAGGCATTCACTCGCGCACCGATTTTGACCTGAGCGCCCACGAAAAATATTCCGGAAGGAAATTACGCTATTTCGATTCAGAAATCAACGAAAGCTACGTTCCTTACGTTATTGAAACATCCATTGGTCTTGACCGGATGTTTTTGGCCGTGTTAAGCCATGCTTATACCGAAGAAAAACTGGAAGATGGTTCGGAAAGAGTGGTAATGAAACTCCCGCCGTTTTTGGCTCCTTATAAAGTGGCGGTATTCCCGCTGACCAAAAAAGACGGTCTTCCGGAAAAAGCACGGCAAATCATGGATAATCTGAAGTTTGATTTCATGTGCTTCTACGAAGAAAAAGATACGATCGGTAAACGCTACCGCCGCCACGATGCCATCGGAACGCCTTATTGTGTTACCGTGGACCACCAAACACTGGAAGACAACACCGTTACTTTGCGCGAACGCGACAGCATGAAACAAGAACGGATTCCGATAGATAAAATTGCCGGAGTATTGGCCCAAAGTCTGTCGCTGAAAAATCAGGGTTTATAA
- a CDS encoding zinc ribbon domain-containing protein, translated as MEKREYICPKCGNKEYEVDEIRTVGGALAKIFDVQNKKFTVISCTHCGYSELYKRRTSTFGNIVDFFTN; from the coding sequence ATGGAAAAAAGAGAATACATTTGCCCGAAGTGCGGCAATAAGGAATATGAAGTAGATGAAATTCGCACAGTAGGAGGGGCTTTGGCCAAAATCTTCGATGTGCAAAACAAAAAATTTACGGTAATCTCTTGTACCCATTGCGGATACAGCGAACTTTACAAACGCCGTACCAGCACCTTTGGTAATATTGTCGATTTCTTTACAAATTAA
- the metG gene encoding methionine--tRNA ligase: MTKKPQRYTITSALPYANGPIHIGHLAGVYVPADIYARYLRSKGEDVLFIGGSDEHGVPITIKARKEGVSPQDIVDRYHNIIKKSFEEFGISFDVYSRTSAPVHHETASAFFKKLYDEGKFIERTSEQYYDEEAHTFLADRYITGTCPHCGYEKAYGDQCENCGTSLSPLELINPKSALSGNVPVLRETKHWYLPLDQYENFLREWILEGHKNDWKTNVYGQVKSWIDQGLKPRAVTRDLDWGVKVPVEGVEGKVLYVWFDAPIGYISASREWSQRTGKDWQPYWKSTDTKLVHFIGKDNIVFHCIIFPVMLKAEGSYILPDNVPANEFLNLENDKISTSRNWAVWLHEYLEEFPGKQDVLRYVLTANAPETKDNDFTWRDFQARNNNELLAIFGNFVNRTLVLTKKYFNSQVPPRHTLQEIDKETLDSLRTFPEKIAESIERYRFREALGEMMNLARLGNKYLTDNEPWKVFKTDPQRVETVLNISLQIVAALSVTAEPFLPFTAQKLTGMLNIEPLKWKDAGHADILSAGHSLGKPAFLFEKIEDAQVEAQVQKLLDTKKANEAAAAPVAPQKDEITYDDFMKMDIRTGTILEAEKVPKTKKLLKLKIDTGIDQRTVVSGIAEYFSPDEIVGKQVSILVNLAPRKLRGIVSQGMILMAQDKDGRLVFVSPEEKTSNGSEIK; this comes from the coding sequence ATGACAAAAAAACCACAACGATATACCATTACTTCGGCCCTGCCTTATGCCAACGGGCCTATCCACATCGGTCACCTTGCCGGCGTTTACGTACCGGCCGACATTTACGCCCGCTACCTGCGTTCGAAAGGCGAAGATGTTTTGTTCATCGGCGGTTCCGACGAGCACGGCGTTCCCATCACCATCAAAGCGCGAAAAGAAGGCGTTTCGCCGCAGGACATTGTGGACCGGTATCACAACATCATCAAAAAATCTTTCGAAGAGTTTGGTATTTCGTTCGATGTCTATTCGCGTACATCTGCCCCCGTGCATCACGAAACGGCTTCTGCTTTTTTCAAAAAGTTGTACGACGAAGGCAAATTTATCGAACGTACCAGCGAGCAGTATTATGACGAGGAAGCCCATACTTTTTTGGCCGACCGGTACATCACCGGCACCTGCCCGCATTGCGGTTACGAAAAAGCTTATGGCGACCAGTGCGAAAACTGTGGTACTTCGCTCAGCCCGCTCGAACTCATCAATCCTAAATCGGCACTGAGTGGCAATGTGCCGGTGCTGCGCGAAACCAAACACTGGTACCTGCCGCTCGACCAGTACGAAAATTTCCTGCGCGAATGGATACTCGAAGGCCATAAAAACGACTGGAAAACCAACGTATATGGCCAGGTAAAATCGTGGATTGACCAGGGACTCAAGCCGCGTGCCGTTACCCGCGACCTCGACTGGGGCGTAAAAGTACCCGTGGAAGGGGTCGAAGGAAAAGTGCTTTACGTATGGTTTGATGCCCCCATCGGTTATATCTCGGCTTCACGCGAATGGAGCCAGCGCACCGGAAAAGACTGGCAACCCTACTGGAAATCAACCGATACCAAACTGGTGCATTTTATTGGAAAAGACAACATCGTCTTTCACTGCATCATTTTTCCGGTGATGCTCAAAGCCGAAGGCAGCTACATCCTACCTGACAATGTGCCGGCCAACGAATTCCTGAATCTCGAAAACGATAAAATTTCCACCTCGCGCAACTGGGCCGTCTGGCTGCACGAATACCTCGAAGAGTTCCCCGGCAAACAGGATGTGCTGCGTTATGTCCTGACGGCCAATGCGCCCGAAACCAAAGACAACGACTTCACCTGGCGCGACTTTCAGGCCCGCAACAACAACGAGTTACTGGCCATCTTCGGCAATTTTGTTAACCGTACTCTGGTTCTCACCAAAAAATATTTCAACAGCCAGGTTCCGCCACGGCATACGTTGCAGGAGATCGACAAAGAAACCCTGGACAGTCTGCGGACATTTCCCGAAAAAATTGCCGAAAGCATCGAACGTTATCGTTTCCGCGAAGCCCTGGGCGAAATGATGAACCTGGCCCGCCTCGGTAACAAATACCTTACCGACAACGAACCCTGGAAAGTCTTTAAAACCGACCCGCAACGGGTAGAAACCGTGCTGAACATCTCATTGCAAATTGTGGCGGCATTATCGGTAACAGCCGAGCCTTTCCTGCCGTTTACGGCCCAAAAGCTCACCGGCATGCTCAACATCGAACCGCTGAAATGGAAAGATGCCGGCCATGCCGACATTTTATCTGCCGGCCACTCCCTCGGCAAACCCGCCTTTTTGTTCGAAAAAATCGAAGATGCCCAGGTAGAAGCCCAGGTACAAAAACTGCTCGACACCAAAAAGGCCAACGAAGCCGCCGCGGCCCCCGTCGCCCCGCAAAAAGACGAAATCACCTACGACGACTTCATGAAAATGGACATCCGCACCGGCACCATCCTCGAAGCCGAAAAGGTACCCAAAACCAAAAAGCTGCTTAAACTGAAAATCGACACCGGCATCGACCAACGTACTGTTGTTTCGGGTATTGCCGAATATTTCAGTCCCGACGAAATCGTAGGAAAACAAGTCAGCATCCTTGTCAATCTTGCGCCCCGCAAGCTGCGCGGCATTGTCTCGCAAGGCATGATCCTCATGGCGCAGGACAAAGACGGTCGCCTCGTATTCGTCAGCCCTGAAGAAAAAACGAGCAACGGCAGCGAGATAAAATAG
- the dut gene encoding dUTP diphosphatase: protein MKIKVVNRSKHVLPQYETEASAGMDLRANLEEPVRMAPMERVLVPTGLYIELPVGYEAQVRPRSGLALKKGITVLNSPGTIDADYRGEVRVILINLSSEDFVIQDGDRIAQMVISSHVQAQWEPVEVLSETDRGAGGFGHTGVNHKEKQS from the coding sequence ATGAAAATCAAAGTAGTAAACCGGTCGAAACACGTATTGCCGCAGTATGAAACAGAAGCTTCGGCCGGGATGGATTTGCGGGCAAATCTGGAAGAGCCGGTACGAATGGCTCCGATGGAAAGGGTTTTGGTTCCGACCGGACTTTATATTGAATTGCCGGTGGGATATGAAGCTCAGGTGCGGCCCCGTAGCGGACTGGCTTTGAAAAAAGGAATTACGGTATTGAATAGCCCCGGAACCATTGATGCCGATTACCGGGGAGAAGTCCGGGTGATTCTCATTAATCTTTCTTCAGAGGATTTTGTTATTCAGGACGGAGACCGCATAGCCCAAATGGTGATTTCTTCACATGTACAGGCCCAGTGGGAACCGGTTGAAGTTCTTTCGGAAACCGACCGCGGGGCTGGTGGTTTTGGCCATACCGGTGTGAATCATAAAGAAAAACAATCATGA